From Ananas comosus cultivar F153 linkage group 8, ASM154086v1, whole genome shotgun sequence, one genomic window encodes:
- the LOC109713861 gene encoding sphingoid long-chain bases kinase 1 yields the protein MQKSDHHHQNVSSPRGLFQQSVRRMSSKRLQTAAGQHSSPTVFPEKRSKAKPLKQKDADAANKDPEKLKAHEHKVDIGDEKSDLLGYEVYSGKLVLDKKSNSTTSDDQSGSGSATANCVDARLTSKALIWGSHMLSLEDVISVSYNAGLRQFTVHAYPVKKRSYGLSCFIKPKRIQKDYRFLASTSEEALMWVSGFADQHCFIRFLPHPMVSKKQGPDTIASDPLFDYPHIKCRSPPRILVILNPRSGHGRSSKVFHGKVEPIFKLAGFDMEIVKTSSAGHAKTLASTVDFSTCPDGIVCVGGDGIVNEVLNGLLSRDNQKEAISIPIGIIPAGSDNSLVWTVLGVRDPISAAMAIVRGGLTATDVLAVEWIQSGVVHYGATVSYFGFLSDVLELSEKYQKRFGPLRYFVAGFLKFLCLPKYNFDLEYLPMSKEPPDAKNKVSEEKEKDLSDFYTDIMQRSRAEGIPRASSLSSIDSIMTPGRMSGGDLDTTGSSTLASNEPSEYVRGLDPKSKRLSLGRSNVVSEPEEVLHPQPHLSANPNWPRTRSRSRTERAWTGSTAANDSRSSWQATSLHDKEDNSSTVSDPGPIWDSEPKWDTEPKWDTEPNWENNNPIELGPPSPSNDIELGIIKELVPNLDEKWVVRKGHFLGVLVCNHSCRTVQSLSSQVVAPKAEHDDNTLDLLLVGGSGRFRLLRFFIMLQFGRHLSLPYVEYVKVKSLKLRPGATTHNGCGIDGELLRVKGHVLCHLLPEQCRLIGRPAKERL from the exons ATGCAGAAGTCTGACCATCACCATCAGAATGTCTCTTCCCCAAGAGGATTATTCCAGCAGTCTGTTCGTCGTATGAGTAGTAAACGCTTACAAACAGCAGCCGGACAGCATTCTTCTCCTACTGTATTTCCAGAGAAAAGAAGCAAGGCAAAACCGTTGAAGCAAAAAGATGCCGATGCTGCCAATAAAGATCCGGAGAAGTTGAAGGCACATGAGCACAAAGTTGATATAGGAGATGAGAAGTCTGATTTGTTGGGATATGAAGTTTATTCTGGGAAGCTTGTTTTAGATAAGAAAAGTAATAGTACCACTTCGGATGATCAATCTGGGTCAGGATCTGCAACCGCTAATTGTGTCGATGCAAGACTCACAAGCAAAGCCCTAATATGGGGTTCTCACATGCTGAGCCTTGAAGATGTCATATCT GTGTCTTATAATGCTGGTCTCCGGCAATTCACTGTTCATGCATACCCTGTTAAGAAAAGGTCATATGGGCTATCTTGTTTTATAAAACCTAAAAGAATTCAAAAAGACTACCGTTTTTTGGCTTCTACATCAGAGGAAGCCCTTATGTGGGTCAGTGGCTTTGCAGATCAGCATTGTTTTATTAGATTCTTACCGCACCCCATGGTCAGTAAAAAGCAAGGTCCTGACACTATTGCAAGTGACCCTCTGTTTGATTATCCACATATTAAATGTAGAAGTCCACCAAGGATTCTTGTTATATTGAACCCTCGTTCTGGACATGGTCGATCTAGTAAGGTTTTTCATGGCAAGGTGGAGCCAATTTTTAAG CTTGCAGGTTTTGACATGGAAATAGTTAAAACGTCATCTGCAGGTCATGCAAAAACTCTTGCTTCAACTGTGGATTTCAGCACTTGCCCAGATG GAATTGTTTGCGTAGGGGGTGATGGAATTGTCAATGAG GTGCTTAATGGTCTTCTCAGTAGAGACAATCAGAAGGAAGCTATTTCTATTCCAATTGGGATAATTCCTGCTGGTTCTGACAATTCGCTTGTCTGGACTGTCTTGGGAGTGAGAGATCCAATTTCTGCTGCAATGGCTATTGTGAGG GGAGGGCTTACTGCTACAGATGTTTTGGCTGTAGAATGGATTCAAAGTGGAGTTGTCCACTATGGTGCAACTGTCTCATACTTTGGCTTTCTTAGCGATG TCCTGGAACTTTCAGAGAAATACCAGAAGCGTTTCGGCCCTCTCCGCTATTTTGTGGCTGGCTTTCTGAAATTCCTGTGTTTACCAAAGTACAACTTCGACTTGGAGTATCTTCCGATGTCAAAGGAACCACCCGATGCCAAGAATAAAGTTtcagaagagaaggaaaaagatttGTCTGATTTCTACACGGACATAATGCAAAGGTCGAGAGCAGAGGGCATTCCCCGGGCTTCAAGTTTATCCAGCATTGATTCCATTATGACTCCTGGTAGAATGTCAGGAGGCGACCTAGATACAACAGGTAGCAGCACACTTGCAAGCAACGAGCCATCCGAGTATGTACGTGGGCTTGATCCAAAATCAAAGCGTTTATCGTTAGGGAGAAGTAATGTAGTATCCGAACCTGAAGAAGTTCTTCACCCCCAACCCCACCTTTCTGCAAACCCTAACTGGCCGAGAACTAGGTCGAGATCAAGGACAGAAAGAGCATGGACTGGCTCAACTGCTGCAAATGATTCGAGATCCTCTTGGCAAGCAACATCATTGCACGACAAAGAAGACAATTCTTCGACGGTCTCAGATCCCGGACCTATCTGGGACTCCGAGCCGAAGTGGGATACCGAGCCAAAGTGGGATACAGAGCCAAACTGGGAGAACAACAATCCTATTGAGCTAGGTCCACCATCGCCATCTAATGACATTGAGCTCGGAATAATTAAGGAACTAGTGCCAAATTTGGATGAGAAGTGGGTTGTTAGGAAAGGACACTTCCTTGGTGTTTTGGTGTGCAACCATTCATGCAGGACAGTGCAGAGTTTGAGTTCTCAGGTTGTGGCACCAAAGGCTGAGCACGATGACAATACTTTGGACTTGCTATTAGTTGGTGGAAGTGGAAGGTTCAGGTTGTTGAGATTTTTTATCATGCTGCAGTTTGGCCGCCACCTCTCTCTGCCCTATGTCGAGTATGTTAAG GTTAAGTCGCTGAAGCTCAGGCCAGGCGCAACCACACACAACGGGTGCGGCATTGATGGAGAGCTTCTCCGCGTGAAGGGCCATGTCCTATGTCATTTGCTACCTGAGCAGTGTAGACTCATCGGCCGCCCTGCCAAAGAGCGCCTGTAA